From one Magnolia sinica isolate HGM2019 chromosome 18, MsV1, whole genome shotgun sequence genomic stretch:
- the LOC131233989 gene encoding heterogeneous nuclear ribonucleoprotein Q isoform X1 — protein MPPRTVKKAAGAAGPKKNPARTAKSTPKKKSAPQVPEEPTKTEEVSVFVEEVKEEIKVEEAKVEEVVEEEPPVEKPSVPEPEVKAEANGLLAAKEEEDVKGAFDEDDKGERLDLEDNEPEYEPEEDPGVEYEEVEHEDGQDDGDDIEVEGEQGDAGEEDEGNMAEEEFEDGGEGEEDGENDEEEHEDIVEEEEHHEVAKERRKRKEYEVFVGGLDKDATEADLNKVFSVVGEITEVRLMMNPQTKKNKGFAFLRFATVEQAKRAVSELKSPMVNGKQCGVAPSQDNDTLFLGNICKTWTKEALKEKLKHYGIENVEDLNLVEDTINEGMNRGFAFLEFPSRSDAMDAYKRLQKRDIVFGVDRTAKVAFADSFIEPDDEIMSQVKTVFVDGLPASWDEDRVKEHLKKFGVIEKIELARNMPSAKRKDFGFVTFDSHDMAVACAEGINNAELGEGDHKVKVRARLSRPHRIGRLKRGVRGGDFRIGRGAMQGGRGSWGRGVAVRRFPGRGSREFEGRGATMAGRGFKRPFGLRDRRVVMAAPERVRHFPPPSRSYDRRPPIPRYPKSSSKREYGRYEELPTRSRPAVDYGSRVAAERRPSYRDDYTPRGSSYSDVAPRSAPRTASRRSYVDEDYDPRFERLPASYREGRGRDYDSISGSKRPYSALDDVPPRYADTSVRQSRARLDYGMSGSASIYGDAYAERLGRSHLGYGSGRSSLSSQEPHSLYGSRHGMGYGGSVSSSDVGMYSTSYSSDYLSRGPDVGSSSYSSLYSGRSLSGGGGYLGSGGSGSYY, from the exons ATGCCTCCTCGAACGGTGAAGAAGGCAGCCGGTGCGGCGGGGCCGAAGAAAAACCCCGCTAGGACGGCGAAATCTACGCCAAAGAAGAAATCTGCGCCCCAAGTTCCAGAGGAGCCGACGAAGACCGAAGAGGTTTCGGTTTTCGTCGAGGAAGTGAAAGAAGAGATAAAGGTTGAAGAGGCTAAGGTGGAAGAGGTTGTTGAAGAAGAGCCACCTGTGGAGAAGCCATCAGTACCCGAACCGGAGGTGAAAGCTGAGGCAAACGGCTTACTGGCGGCGAAAG AAGAAGAGGATGTGAAAGGGGCTTTTGATGAGGATGATAAAGGCGAACGGTTAGATCTGGAGGATAATGAACCAGAATATGAGCCGGAAGAAGACCCTGGGGTGGAATATGAGGAAGTTGAGCATGAGGATGGTCAAGATGATGGAGATGACATTGAGGTAGAGGGTGAGCAGGGTGATGCAGGTGAAGAAGACGAGGGCAATATGGCTGAAGAGGAATTTGAAGATGGtggtgaaggagaagaagatggtgAGAATGATGAAGAGGAACATGAAGATATTGTTGAGGAAGAGGAGCACCATGAAGTTGCCAAGGAGAGGCGTAAACGCAAGGAGTATGAAGTATTTGTTGGTGGGTTGGACAAGGATGCAACTGAAGCAGATTTGAATAAAGTCTTTAGCGTTGTTGGTGAAATTACTGAGGTTAGACTGATGATGAATCCCCAGACGAAGAAAAACAAGGGCTTTGCGTTCTTGCGTTTTGCAACTGTAGAACAAGCAAAACGAGCTGTTTCAGAGCTTAAGAGCCCAATg GTGAATGGGAAACAGTGTGGTGTTGCCCCAAGTCAAGATAATGACACACTTTTTTTGGGAAACATATGCAAGACATGGACTAAGGAAGCT TTGAAAGAAAAGTTGAAACATTATGGAATCGAGAATGTTGAGGATTTGAATTTAGTTGAAGATACTATCAATGAGGGAATGAATCGTGGGTTTGCTTTCTTGGAATTTCCATCCCGTTCAGATGCAATGGATGCTTACAAACGCCTCCAGAAGAGGGATATTGTGTTTGGAGTTGATAGGACTGCGAAAGTTGCATTTGCAGATTCGTTCATTGAACCAGATGATGAAATCATGTCACAG GTTAAGACGGTATTTGTTGATGGTCTGCCTGCATCATGGGATGAGGATCGTGTCAAGGAGCATCTCAAGAAATTTGGGGTGATTGAAAAGATCGAGCTTGCACGGAATATGCCTTCAGCTAAGAGAAAGGATTTTGGATTTGTCACTTTTGACTCCCATGATATGGCAGTGGCCTGTGCTGAAGGCATTAATAATGCGGAGCTGGGTGAAGGAGATCACAAG gTAAAAGTAAGGGCTAGGCTGTCACGACCCCATCGGATAGGTAGATTGAAGCGTGGTGTTCGAGGGGGTGATTTTAGGATTGGACGAGGGGCTATGCAAGGTGGTAGGGGATCTTGGGGGCGTGGTGTGGCTGTTCGCAGGTTCCCTGGTCGGGGCTCCAGAGAATTTGAAGGCCGTGGGGCAACAATGGCTGGTCGTGGATTCAAGAGGCCGTTTGGATTGAGGGATAGACGTGTGGTCATGGCAGCACCTGAGAGAGTTAGGCATTTCCCTCCCCCATCAAGGTCTTATGACAGGAGGCCTCCAA TTCCTCGTTACCCCAAGAGCAGCTCAAAGAGGGAATATGGAAGATATGAAGAGCTTCCTACCAGAAGCAGGCCTGCTGTAGACTATGGTTCCAGAGTTGCTGCTGAGAGACGACCATCTTATAGAGATGATTATACTCCCCGTGGATCCAGCTACTCTGATGTTGCTCCTCGTAGTGCTCCTCGCActgcctcaaggcggtcctatgTGGATGAAGACTATGACCCGAGGTTTGAAAGGCTTCCTGCAAGTTATAGGGAGGGACGAGGTCGTGATTATGACTCCATATCGGGGTCAAAGCGTCCGTATTCTGCGTTG GATGATGTTCCTCCACGGTATGCTGATACCAGCGTTCGTCAGTCAAGGGCTCGTTTGGACTATGGGATGAGCGGCAGTGCTTCCATATATGGGGATGCTTATGCTGAAAG GCTTGGGAGATCTCACCTGGGATATGGTAGTGGTAGGAGCTCTCTTTCTTCACAGGAACCTCATTCTCTGTATGGCAGTCGTCATGGCATGGGTTATGGAG GTTCTGTTAGCAGCAGCGACGTTGGAATGTACTCTACAAGCTACAGCAGTGATTATCTGTCTCGTGGGCCTGAT GTTGGCAGCAGCTCATATTCGTCACTATATTCTGGTCGGAGCTTGAGCGGTGGTGGTGGATACTTGGGGAGTGGTGGTTCTGGATCTTACTACTGA
- the LOC131233989 gene encoding heterogeneous nuclear ribonucleoprotein Q isoform X2: MPPRTVKKAAGAAGPKKNPARTAKSTPKKKSAPQVPEEPTKTEEVSVFVEEVKEEIKVEEAKVEEVVEEEPPVEKPSVPEPEVKAEANGLLAAKEEDVKGAFDEDDKGERLDLEDNEPEYEPEEDPGVEYEEVEHEDGQDDGDDIEVEGEQGDAGEEDEGNMAEEEFEDGGEGEEDGENDEEEHEDIVEEEEHHEVAKERRKRKEYEVFVGGLDKDATEADLNKVFSVVGEITEVRLMMNPQTKKNKGFAFLRFATVEQAKRAVSELKSPMVNGKQCGVAPSQDNDTLFLGNICKTWTKEALKEKLKHYGIENVEDLNLVEDTINEGMNRGFAFLEFPSRSDAMDAYKRLQKRDIVFGVDRTAKVAFADSFIEPDDEIMSQVKTVFVDGLPASWDEDRVKEHLKKFGVIEKIELARNMPSAKRKDFGFVTFDSHDMAVACAEGINNAELGEGDHKVKVRARLSRPHRIGRLKRGVRGGDFRIGRGAMQGGRGSWGRGVAVRRFPGRGSREFEGRGATMAGRGFKRPFGLRDRRVVMAAPERVRHFPPPSRSYDRRPPIPRYPKSSSKREYGRYEELPTRSRPAVDYGSRVAAERRPSYRDDYTPRGSSYSDVAPRSAPRTASRRSYVDEDYDPRFERLPASYREGRGRDYDSISGSKRPYSALDDVPPRYADTSVRQSRARLDYGMSGSASIYGDAYAERLGRSHLGYGSGRSSLSSQEPHSLYGSRHGMGYGGSVSSSDVGMYSTSYSSDYLSRGPDVGSSSYSSLYSGRSLSGGGGYLGSGGSGSYY, translated from the exons ATGCCTCCTCGAACGGTGAAGAAGGCAGCCGGTGCGGCGGGGCCGAAGAAAAACCCCGCTAGGACGGCGAAATCTACGCCAAAGAAGAAATCTGCGCCCCAAGTTCCAGAGGAGCCGACGAAGACCGAAGAGGTTTCGGTTTTCGTCGAGGAAGTGAAAGAAGAGATAAAGGTTGAAGAGGCTAAGGTGGAAGAGGTTGTTGAAGAAGAGCCACCTGTGGAGAAGCCATCAGTACCCGAACCGGAGGTGAAAGCTGAGGCAAACGGCTTACTGGCGGCGAAAG AAGAGGATGTGAAAGGGGCTTTTGATGAGGATGATAAAGGCGAACGGTTAGATCTGGAGGATAATGAACCAGAATATGAGCCGGAAGAAGACCCTGGGGTGGAATATGAGGAAGTTGAGCATGAGGATGGTCAAGATGATGGAGATGACATTGAGGTAGAGGGTGAGCAGGGTGATGCAGGTGAAGAAGACGAGGGCAATATGGCTGAAGAGGAATTTGAAGATGGtggtgaaggagaagaagatggtgAGAATGATGAAGAGGAACATGAAGATATTGTTGAGGAAGAGGAGCACCATGAAGTTGCCAAGGAGAGGCGTAAACGCAAGGAGTATGAAGTATTTGTTGGTGGGTTGGACAAGGATGCAACTGAAGCAGATTTGAATAAAGTCTTTAGCGTTGTTGGTGAAATTACTGAGGTTAGACTGATGATGAATCCCCAGACGAAGAAAAACAAGGGCTTTGCGTTCTTGCGTTTTGCAACTGTAGAACAAGCAAAACGAGCTGTTTCAGAGCTTAAGAGCCCAATg GTGAATGGGAAACAGTGTGGTGTTGCCCCAAGTCAAGATAATGACACACTTTTTTTGGGAAACATATGCAAGACATGGACTAAGGAAGCT TTGAAAGAAAAGTTGAAACATTATGGAATCGAGAATGTTGAGGATTTGAATTTAGTTGAAGATACTATCAATGAGGGAATGAATCGTGGGTTTGCTTTCTTGGAATTTCCATCCCGTTCAGATGCAATGGATGCTTACAAACGCCTCCAGAAGAGGGATATTGTGTTTGGAGTTGATAGGACTGCGAAAGTTGCATTTGCAGATTCGTTCATTGAACCAGATGATGAAATCATGTCACAG GTTAAGACGGTATTTGTTGATGGTCTGCCTGCATCATGGGATGAGGATCGTGTCAAGGAGCATCTCAAGAAATTTGGGGTGATTGAAAAGATCGAGCTTGCACGGAATATGCCTTCAGCTAAGAGAAAGGATTTTGGATTTGTCACTTTTGACTCCCATGATATGGCAGTGGCCTGTGCTGAAGGCATTAATAATGCGGAGCTGGGTGAAGGAGATCACAAG gTAAAAGTAAGGGCTAGGCTGTCACGACCCCATCGGATAGGTAGATTGAAGCGTGGTGTTCGAGGGGGTGATTTTAGGATTGGACGAGGGGCTATGCAAGGTGGTAGGGGATCTTGGGGGCGTGGTGTGGCTGTTCGCAGGTTCCCTGGTCGGGGCTCCAGAGAATTTGAAGGCCGTGGGGCAACAATGGCTGGTCGTGGATTCAAGAGGCCGTTTGGATTGAGGGATAGACGTGTGGTCATGGCAGCACCTGAGAGAGTTAGGCATTTCCCTCCCCCATCAAGGTCTTATGACAGGAGGCCTCCAA TTCCTCGTTACCCCAAGAGCAGCTCAAAGAGGGAATATGGAAGATATGAAGAGCTTCCTACCAGAAGCAGGCCTGCTGTAGACTATGGTTCCAGAGTTGCTGCTGAGAGACGACCATCTTATAGAGATGATTATACTCCCCGTGGATCCAGCTACTCTGATGTTGCTCCTCGTAGTGCTCCTCGCActgcctcaaggcggtcctatgTGGATGAAGACTATGACCCGAGGTTTGAAAGGCTTCCTGCAAGTTATAGGGAGGGACGAGGTCGTGATTATGACTCCATATCGGGGTCAAAGCGTCCGTATTCTGCGTTG GATGATGTTCCTCCACGGTATGCTGATACCAGCGTTCGTCAGTCAAGGGCTCGTTTGGACTATGGGATGAGCGGCAGTGCTTCCATATATGGGGATGCTTATGCTGAAAG GCTTGGGAGATCTCACCTGGGATATGGTAGTGGTAGGAGCTCTCTTTCTTCACAGGAACCTCATTCTCTGTATGGCAGTCGTCATGGCATGGGTTATGGAG GTTCTGTTAGCAGCAGCGACGTTGGAATGTACTCTACAAGCTACAGCAGTGATTATCTGTCTCGTGGGCCTGAT GTTGGCAGCAGCTCATATTCGTCACTATATTCTGGTCGGAGCTTGAGCGGTGGTGGTGGATACTTGGGGAGTGGTGGTTCTGGATCTTACTACTGA
- the LOC131233992 gene encoding tubulin-folding cofactor A-like isoform X1: MATLRNLKIKTGTCKRILKELHSYEKEVEKETAKTADMKEKGADPYDLKQQENVLAESRMMVPDCHKRLEASLADLKGILEELKESNQQGPEIEEAQSIIAEVEALFQSTEG; encoded by the exons ATGGCAACTCTTAGAAACCTGAAAATCAAAACTGGTACATGCAAACGCATCCTTAAAGAACTTCATTCTTATGAGAAAGAGGTTGAGAAAGAAACTGCAAAAACTGCAGACATGAAAGAGAAAGGAGCTGATCCTTACGATCTTAAGCAACAG GAGAATGTGTTGGCCGAGTCGAGAATGATGGTTCCCGACTGCCACAAGCGCTTGGAGGCTTCCCTTGCTGACCTGAAAGGAATATTG GAAGAGTTGAAGGAGTCGAATCAGCAAGGTCCTGAGATTGAGGAAGCTCAAAGCATTATTGCAGAGGTTGAAGCATTGTTTCAAAGCACTGAAGGTTAG
- the LOC131233989 gene encoding heterogeneous nuclear ribonucleoprotein Q isoform X3 produces the protein MPPRTVKKAAGAAGPKKNPARTAKSTPKKKSAPQVPEEPTKTEEVSVFVEEVKEEIKVEEAKVEEVVEEEPPVEKPSVPEPEVKAEANGLLAAKEEEDVKGAFDEDDKGERLDLEDNEPEYEPEEDPGVEYEEVEHEDGQDDGDDIEVEGEQGDAGEEDEGNMAEEEFEDGGEGEEDGENDEEEHEDIVEEEEHHEVAKERRKRKEYEVFVGGLDKDATEADLNKVFSVVGEITEVRLMMNPQTKKNKGFAFLRFATVEQAKRAVSELKSPMVNGKQCGVAPSQDNDTLFLGNICKTWTKEALKEKLKHYGIENVEDLNLVEDTINEGMNRGFAFLEFPSRSDAMDAYKRLQKRDIVFGVDRTAKVAFADSFIEPDDEIMSQVKTVFVDGLPASWDEDRVKEHLKKFGVIEKIELARNMPSAKRKDFGFVTFDSHDMAVACAEGINNAELGEGDHKVKVRARLSRPHRIGRLKRGVRGGDFRIGRGAMQGGRGSWGRGVAVRRFPGRGSREFEGRGATMAGRGFKRPFGLRDRRVVMAAPERVRHFPPPSRSYDRRPPIPRYPKSSSKREYGRYEELPTRSRPAVDYGSRVAAERRPSYRDDYTPRGSSYSDVAPRSAPRTASRRSYVDEDYDPRFERLPASYREGRGRDYDSISGSKRPYSALDDVPPRYADTSVRQSRARLDYGMSGSASIYGDAYAERLGRSHLGYGSGRSSLSSQEPHSLYGSRHGMGYGGSVSSSDVGMYSTSYSSDYLSRGPDVGSSSYSSLYSGRSLSGGGGYLGSGGSGSY, from the exons ATGCCTCCTCGAACGGTGAAGAAGGCAGCCGGTGCGGCGGGGCCGAAGAAAAACCCCGCTAGGACGGCGAAATCTACGCCAAAGAAGAAATCTGCGCCCCAAGTTCCAGAGGAGCCGACGAAGACCGAAGAGGTTTCGGTTTTCGTCGAGGAAGTGAAAGAAGAGATAAAGGTTGAAGAGGCTAAGGTGGAAGAGGTTGTTGAAGAAGAGCCACCTGTGGAGAAGCCATCAGTACCCGAACCGGAGGTGAAAGCTGAGGCAAACGGCTTACTGGCGGCGAAAG AAGAAGAGGATGTGAAAGGGGCTTTTGATGAGGATGATAAAGGCGAACGGTTAGATCTGGAGGATAATGAACCAGAATATGAGCCGGAAGAAGACCCTGGGGTGGAATATGAGGAAGTTGAGCATGAGGATGGTCAAGATGATGGAGATGACATTGAGGTAGAGGGTGAGCAGGGTGATGCAGGTGAAGAAGACGAGGGCAATATGGCTGAAGAGGAATTTGAAGATGGtggtgaaggagaagaagatggtgAGAATGATGAAGAGGAACATGAAGATATTGTTGAGGAAGAGGAGCACCATGAAGTTGCCAAGGAGAGGCGTAAACGCAAGGAGTATGAAGTATTTGTTGGTGGGTTGGACAAGGATGCAACTGAAGCAGATTTGAATAAAGTCTTTAGCGTTGTTGGTGAAATTACTGAGGTTAGACTGATGATGAATCCCCAGACGAAGAAAAACAAGGGCTTTGCGTTCTTGCGTTTTGCAACTGTAGAACAAGCAAAACGAGCTGTTTCAGAGCTTAAGAGCCCAATg GTGAATGGGAAACAGTGTGGTGTTGCCCCAAGTCAAGATAATGACACACTTTTTTTGGGAAACATATGCAAGACATGGACTAAGGAAGCT TTGAAAGAAAAGTTGAAACATTATGGAATCGAGAATGTTGAGGATTTGAATTTAGTTGAAGATACTATCAATGAGGGAATGAATCGTGGGTTTGCTTTCTTGGAATTTCCATCCCGTTCAGATGCAATGGATGCTTACAAACGCCTCCAGAAGAGGGATATTGTGTTTGGAGTTGATAGGACTGCGAAAGTTGCATTTGCAGATTCGTTCATTGAACCAGATGATGAAATCATGTCACAG GTTAAGACGGTATTTGTTGATGGTCTGCCTGCATCATGGGATGAGGATCGTGTCAAGGAGCATCTCAAGAAATTTGGGGTGATTGAAAAGATCGAGCTTGCACGGAATATGCCTTCAGCTAAGAGAAAGGATTTTGGATTTGTCACTTTTGACTCCCATGATATGGCAGTGGCCTGTGCTGAAGGCATTAATAATGCGGAGCTGGGTGAAGGAGATCACAAG gTAAAAGTAAGGGCTAGGCTGTCACGACCCCATCGGATAGGTAGATTGAAGCGTGGTGTTCGAGGGGGTGATTTTAGGATTGGACGAGGGGCTATGCAAGGTGGTAGGGGATCTTGGGGGCGTGGTGTGGCTGTTCGCAGGTTCCCTGGTCGGGGCTCCAGAGAATTTGAAGGCCGTGGGGCAACAATGGCTGGTCGTGGATTCAAGAGGCCGTTTGGATTGAGGGATAGACGTGTGGTCATGGCAGCACCTGAGAGAGTTAGGCATTTCCCTCCCCCATCAAGGTCTTATGACAGGAGGCCTCCAA TTCCTCGTTACCCCAAGAGCAGCTCAAAGAGGGAATATGGAAGATATGAAGAGCTTCCTACCAGAAGCAGGCCTGCTGTAGACTATGGTTCCAGAGTTGCTGCTGAGAGACGACCATCTTATAGAGATGATTATACTCCCCGTGGATCCAGCTACTCTGATGTTGCTCCTCGTAGTGCTCCTCGCActgcctcaaggcggtcctatgTGGATGAAGACTATGACCCGAGGTTTGAAAGGCTTCCTGCAAGTTATAGGGAGGGACGAGGTCGTGATTATGACTCCATATCGGGGTCAAAGCGTCCGTATTCTGCGTTG GATGATGTTCCTCCACGGTATGCTGATACCAGCGTTCGTCAGTCAAGGGCTCGTTTGGACTATGGGATGAGCGGCAGTGCTTCCATATATGGGGATGCTTATGCTGAAAG GCTTGGGAGATCTCACCTGGGATATGGTAGTGGTAGGAGCTCTCTTTCTTCACAGGAACCTCATTCTCTGTATGGCAGTCGTCATGGCATGGGTTATGGAG GTTCTGTTAGCAGCAGCGACGTTGGAATGTACTCTACAAGCTACAGCAGTGATTATCTGTCTCGTGGGCCTGAT GTTGGCAGCAGCTCATATTCGTCACTATATTCTGGTCGGAGCTTGAGCGGTGGTGGTGGATACTTGGGGAGTGGTGGTTCTGGATCTTACTA A